The following nucleotide sequence is from Ornithodoros turicata isolate Travis chromosome 2, ASM3712646v1, whole genome shotgun sequence.
CGGGGcatgtaagtaacgcccacttgtcgACAGTCCTGTGTCGATTAATGAGATTGCACAGCAGTCCCATTTCACCTAACACCAGTCACTCTCCTGCCTCTTTAATCTGATAATCCAGGTTAGGTAAAATTGGATGTAACCGTGGCTTTCAACGTGCAACaaattacagaaaaatggaTTTTCTGAAAGTGACAGTTTCCGTCTGCTGTGCTCATGGACAAACTATGAACATTTCCACCGATTTTCATCTAGATCTGCTTACCCAAAGCttactgtttttgttttcctcaCCTCTACTGTTGTTATCCGGCACGATTAGAGGAGACGAGAAAAATGGTACTTCAAAAGTTGAGTCTAAAATTACATTGTGTCTTCCTTCAGGATATCAAAGACAAGCCTCTCCAGGTGCTTCGACAGTCAGCAGGGACACTGCCCGCACAATTGCATCTCTGCAAAAGGAAGTAGAGGAACTGAGGCTGAAGGTGTCACAGCTAGATGACCGTTTTCAAAGGGCAAGGTCACATCTACTAAATGTGGACATCATACGGGGGTCTACGGACAACTCCACGTTTTATACTGGACTTCCAAGTTTTGAGGTTCTTATGGCACTGTACAGATACCTTCATGAGGATGCAAGCAAAATGACCTACTGGGGTCTCCCAAAGAAGAAAGCTAATGAAACCCGAGGGCAGGCAAAGGAGACTTAACTCCTTGATGAACTTTTTGTGGTCCTTGTCCGTCTAAGAACTAGGATGCCTGGCAGAGAAGTCGCAAGAAACTTTATGGTTACTGAAAGCCACTTTAGCCGAATATTTGCAACTTGGATAAATTTTCTTGCTCACAAACTGAAAGAGCTCACTGTCTCTAAAGTGGAAGACTTGCAACCCAATCTACCAAAGTCGTTCCGGGGTTTCGAAAATACCAGATTGTTGCTTGATGCAACAGAGATCCGAGTCCAGAAGCCCTCTTCACTTAATGCGCAAAGGCAGACCTTTTCATCATACAAACATTATCACACTTACAAAGTTGTTATTGGGTGCACTCCAGATGGGTACATTGCATTCGTTTCAAAGCTTTGGGGAGGCTCTGTTTCAGATAGTGCTGTTATTGAGGAAAGTGGTATCTTAGATGTCCTTGAACCAGGTGACGGTATCATGGTCGATAAAGGATTTGCTTTCCCTGCCTTGCCACCCCATATTAAGCTATACAGGCCACCACATCGCCAATGCCACGAACCCCAAATGAGCTGTGGTGATGTTGCAGAGACCAGGAACGTGGCACGGGCAAGAGTACATGTGGAAAGGGTAATCCGGAGAGCAAAATATTTTCATATTCTGGACAAGCCCTTCCCAACCTCCATGATAGACATAGCAGAACAAGTGTTTCATGTTTGTTGTTTCTTAAGCAATTTTCGTTTGCCGCTGATTAACAACCTAGCATAATGCCAATGTGGAAT
It contains:
- the LOC135384283 gene encoding uncharacterized protein LOC135384283, with amino-acid sequence MPGREVARNFMVTESHFSRIFATWINFLAHKLKELTVSKVEDLQPNLPKSFRGFENTRLLLDATEIRVQKPSSLNAQRQTFSSYKHYHTYKVVIGCTPDGYIAFVSKLWGGSVSDSAVIEESGILDVLEPGDGIMVDKGFAFPALPPHIKLYRPPHRQCHEPQMSCGDVAETRNVARARVHVERVIRRAKYFHILDKPFPTSMIDIAEQVFHVCCFLSNFRLPLINNLA